A stretch of the Equus quagga isolate Etosha38 chromosome 9, UCLA_HA_Equagga_1.0, whole genome shotgun sequence genome encodes the following:
- the FCHO1 gene encoding F-BAR domain only protein 1 isoform X6, whose protein sequence is MSYFGEHFWGEKNHGFDVLYQSMKQGPVSTKELADFIRERATIEETYSKAMAKLSKLASNGTPMGTFAPLWEVFRVSSDKLALCHLELTRKLQDLIKDVLRYGEEQLKAHKKCKEEAVGTLDAVQVLAGVSQLLPKSRENYLNRCMDQERLRRESTNQKEMDKAETKTKKAAESLRRSVEKYNSARADFEQKMLDSALRFQALEETHLRHMKALLGSYAHSVENTHVQIGQVHEEFKQNIENVSVEMLLRKFAESKGTGREKPGPLDFEAYSTAALQEAMKRLRAAKAFRLPGLSRREREPPAAADALEPGSGTCAEVDEEGFTVRPDVTQNSTAEPSRCSSSDSDFDDDEPRKFYVHIKPVPARAPACSPEAATAQLRATAGSLILPPGPGVRRARGAPGRAGRGGRAGLMPPLCPQGTMKRHSSRDAAGKPQRPRSAPRTGSCAEKLQSDEQVSKNLFGPPLEAAFDHEDFTGEGGSSSLGFTSSPSPFSSSSPENVEDSGLDSPSHAAPGPSPDSWAPCPGTPQSPAGCRAPPPESRGTRTVQPSDSPQPLAPSPGPWGLEAVAGGDLMPAPGELTARDGLAAPPRRARSRKVSCPLARSSGDLSRSLSPSPLGSSAPSTVPERPSFSSQTGHGVSRGPSPVVLGSQDALPVATAFTEYVHAYFRGHSPSCLARVTGELTMTFPAGIVRVFSGTPPPPVLSFRLVHTTRIEHFQPNAELLFSDPSQSDPETKDFWLNMAALTDALQRQAEQNPAASYYNVVLLRYQFSRPGPQAVPLQLSAHWQCGAALTQVSVEYSYRPGATAVPTPLTNVQILLPVGEPVTNVRLQPAATWNLEEKRLLWKLPDVSEAGGSGCLSASWEPCSGPSTPSPVAAQFTSEGATLSGVDLELVGSGYRMSLVKRRFATGMYLVSC, encoded by the exons ATGTCGTATTTTGGGGAGCATTTTTGG GGCGAGAAGAACCATGGCTTTGACGTCTTGTACCAAAGCATGAAGCAGGGACCCGTCTCCACCAAGGAGCTGGCCGACTTCATCCGGGAGAG GGCCACCATCGAGGAGACCTACTCGAAGGCGATGGCAAAGCTTTCCAAGCTGGCCAGCAACGGGACCCCCATGGG GACTTTCGCCCCGCTCTGGGAGGTCTTCCGTGTCTCCTCGGACAAGCTGGCGCTCTGCCATCTGGAGCTGACGCGGAAGCTGCAGGACCTCATCAAGGACGTGCTCCGATACGGGGAGGAACAGCTCAAGGCTCACAAGAAG TGCAAGGAGGAAGCCGTGGGCACGCTGGACGCCGTGCAGGTCCTCGCGGGCGTCAGCCAGCTCCTGCCCAAGTCCCGCGAGAACTACCTGAACCGCTGCATGGACCAGGAGCGGCTGCGGAGGGAGAGCACCAACCAGAAGGAGATGGACAAG GCCGAGACCAAGACCAAGAAGGCGGCGGAGAGCCTGCGGCGCTCGGTGGAAAAGTACAATTCGGCCCGCGCCGACTTTGAGCAGAAGATGCTGGACTCGGCTCTG CGCTTCCAAGCCCTGGAGGAGACGCACCTGCGGCACATGAAGGCGCTGCTGGGCTCCTACGCCCACTCGGTGGAGAACACCCACGTGCAGATCGGGCAG GTGCACGAGGAGTTTAAGCAGAACATAGAGAACGTCAGCGTGGAGATGCTGCTGCGCAAGTTCGCGGAGAGCAAGGGCACGGGCCGCGAGAAGCCTG GCCCCCTGGACTTCGAGGCGTACAGCACAGCAGCCCTGCAGGAAG CTATGAAGCGGCTGCGGGCCGCCAAGGCCTTTCGCCTCCCGGGACTGAGCCGGCGCGAGCGGGAGCCACCTGCAGCTGC AGACGCCCTGGAGCCCGGGTCAGGG ACGTGTGCAGAGGTGGACGAAGAAGGTTTCACTGTCCGGCCTGATGTGACCCAGAACA GCACAGCCGAGCCCTCCCGCTGCTCGTCCAGCGACTCCGACTTCGACGACGACGAGCCCCGCAAGTTCTACGTGCACATCAAGCCGGTCCCGGCCCGGGCGCCGGCCTGCAGCCCCGAGGCGGCCACCGCGCAGCTCCGGGCCACGGCGGGCAGCCTCATCCTCCCTCCCGGCCCAGGGGTGAGGCGGGCAAGGGGCGCTCCAGGTAGGGCTGGGCGGGGTGGACGCGCCGGCCTGATGCCCCCTCTTTGTCCACAGGGCACCATGAAACGCCACTCCTCAC GTGACGCTGCTGGGAAACCACAGAGGCCTCGATCCGCCCCGAGGACTGGCAG CTGTGCAGAGAAGCTGCAGTCGGACGAGCAAGTTTCCAAGAACCTCTTTGGGCCGCCCCTAGAGGCGGCCTTTGACCACGAAGATTTTACAGGTGAAGGAG GCTCCAGCAGCCTCGGCTTCACCTCCAGCCCCTCGCCTTTCTCGTCCTCGTCGCCCGAGAACGTGGAGGACTCCGGCCTGGACTCGCCGTCCCACGCGGCGCCCGGCCCCTCCCCGGATTCCTGGGCCCCCTGCCCGGGCACCCCGCAGAGCCCTGCTGGCTGTAGGGCACCGCCCCCGGAGTCGAGGGGGACACGGACCGTGCAACCGTCGGACTCGCCCCAGCCCCTCGCGCCATCCCCGGGCCCCTGGGGGCTGGAGGCTGTGGCCGGAGGAG ACCTGATGCCTGCGCCTGGCGAGCTCACAGCCAGGGACGGCCTGGCAGCGCCACCCCGGAGAGCCCGCTCCAGGAAGGTGTCCTGCCCCCTCGCGCGCAGCAGCGGGGACCTG TCTCGGTCCCTCAGCCCCTCGCCACTGGGCTCCTCGGCCCCCAGCACAGTTCCAGAACGGCCCAGCTTCTCCTCCCAGACAGGCCACG GAGTCTCCCGGGGCCCAAGCCCTGTGGTCCTGGGCTCCCAGGATGCCCTGCCCGTGGCCACTGCCTTCACCGAGTATGTCCACGCCTACTTCCGGGGCCACAGCCCCAG ctgcctgGCTCGGGTAACTGGGGAGCTGACCATGACCTTCCCTGCCGGCATCGTGCGTGTGTTCAGTGGGACCCCACCCCCGCCGGTCCTCAGCTTCCGCCTCGTGCACACGACCCGCATTGAGCACTTCCAGCCCAATGCTGAACTGCTCTTCAG TGACCCCTCCCAGAGCGACCCTGAGACCAAAGACTTCTGGCTCAACATGGCGGCTCTGACGGACGCCCTGCAGCGCCAGGCAGAGCAGAACCCGGCTGCCTCCTACTACAATGTGGTGCTCCTACGATACCAG TTCTCGCGCCCGGGGCCGCAGGCCGTGCCCCTGCAGCTGAGCGCGCACTGGCAGTGCGGGGCGGCCCTCACTCAGGTCTCGGTGGAGTACAGCTACCGGCCTGGGGCCACGGCCGTGCCCACGCCGCTCACCAACGTCCAGATCCTGCTGCCTGTGGGGGAGCCGGTGACCAACGTGCGCCTGCAGCCGGCCGCCACTTG GAACCTGGAGGAGAAGCGACTCCTATGGAAGCTTCCAGATGTGTCCGAGGCAGGGG GCTCCGGCTGCCTGTCTGCCAGCTGGGAGCCGTGCTCGGGGCCCAGCACACCCAGCCCCGTGGCCGCTCAGTTCACCAGTGAGGGGGCCACTCTGTCGGGCGTGGACCTGGAGCTGGTGGGCAGCGGCTACCGCATGTCGCTAGTAAAGAGGAGGTTCGCCACAG GGATGTACCTGGTGAGCTGCTGA
- the FCHO1 gene encoding F-BAR domain only protein 1 isoform X8, translated as MAKLSKLASNGTPMGTFAPLWEVFRVSSDKLALCHLELTRKLQDLIKDVLRYGEEQLKAHKKCKEEAVGTLDAVQVLAGVSQLLPKSRENYLNRCMDQERLRRESTNQKEMDKAETKTKKAAESLRRSVEKYNSARADFEQKMLDSALRFQALEETHLRHMKALLGSYAHSVENTHVQIGQVHEEFKQNIENVSVEMLLRKFAESKGTGREKPGPLDFEAYSTAALQEAMKRLRAAKAFRLPGLSRREREPPAAADALEPGSGTCAEVDEEGFTVRPDVTQNSTAEPSRCSSSDSDFDDDEPRKFYVHIKPVPARAPACSPEAATAQLRATAGSLILPPGPGVRRARGAPGRAGRGGRAGLMPPLCPQGTMKRHSSRDAAGKPQRPRSAPRTGSCAEKLQSDEQVSKNLFGPPLEAAFDHEDFTGEGGSSSLGFTSSPSPFSSSSPENVEDSGLDSPSHAAPGPSPDSWAPCPGTPQSPAGCRAPPPESRGTRTVQPSDSPQPLAPSPGPWGLEAVAGGDLMPAPGELTARDGLAAPPRRARSRKVSCPLARSSGDLSRSLSPSPLGSSAPSTVPERPSFSSQTGHGVSRGPSPVVLGSQDALPVATAFTEYVHAYFRGHSPSCLARVTGELTMTFPAGIVRVFSGTPPPPVLSFRLVHTTRIEHFQPNAELLFSDPSQSDPETKDFWLNMAALTDALQRQAEQNPAASYYNVVLLRYQFSRPGPQAVPLQLSAHWQCGAALTQVSVEYSYRPGATAVPTPLTNVQILLPVGEPVTNVRLQPAATWNLEEKRLLWKLPDVSEAGGSGCLSASWEPCSGPSTPSPVAAQFTSEGATLSGVDLELVGSGYRMSLVKRRFATGMYLVSC; from the exons ATGGCAAAGCTTTCCAAGCTGGCCAGCAACGGGACCCCCATGGG GACTTTCGCCCCGCTCTGGGAGGTCTTCCGTGTCTCCTCGGACAAGCTGGCGCTCTGCCATCTGGAGCTGACGCGGAAGCTGCAGGACCTCATCAAGGACGTGCTCCGATACGGGGAGGAACAGCTCAAGGCTCACAAGAAG TGCAAGGAGGAAGCCGTGGGCACGCTGGACGCCGTGCAGGTCCTCGCGGGCGTCAGCCAGCTCCTGCCCAAGTCCCGCGAGAACTACCTGAACCGCTGCATGGACCAGGAGCGGCTGCGGAGGGAGAGCACCAACCAGAAGGAGATGGACAAG GCCGAGACCAAGACCAAGAAGGCGGCGGAGAGCCTGCGGCGCTCGGTGGAAAAGTACAATTCGGCCCGCGCCGACTTTGAGCAGAAGATGCTGGACTCGGCTCTG CGCTTCCAAGCCCTGGAGGAGACGCACCTGCGGCACATGAAGGCGCTGCTGGGCTCCTACGCCCACTCGGTGGAGAACACCCACGTGCAGATCGGGCAG GTGCACGAGGAGTTTAAGCAGAACATAGAGAACGTCAGCGTGGAGATGCTGCTGCGCAAGTTCGCGGAGAGCAAGGGCACGGGCCGCGAGAAGCCTG GCCCCCTGGACTTCGAGGCGTACAGCACAGCAGCCCTGCAGGAAG CTATGAAGCGGCTGCGGGCCGCCAAGGCCTTTCGCCTCCCGGGACTGAGCCGGCGCGAGCGGGAGCCACCTGCAGCTGC AGACGCCCTGGAGCCCGGGTCAGGG ACGTGTGCAGAGGTGGACGAAGAAGGTTTCACTGTCCGGCCTGATGTGACCCAGAACA GCACAGCCGAGCCCTCCCGCTGCTCGTCCAGCGACTCCGACTTCGACGACGACGAGCCCCGCAAGTTCTACGTGCACATCAAGCCGGTCCCGGCCCGGGCGCCGGCCTGCAGCCCCGAGGCGGCCACCGCGCAGCTCCGGGCCACGGCGGGCAGCCTCATCCTCCCTCCCGGCCCAGGGGTGAGGCGGGCAAGGGGCGCTCCAGGTAGGGCTGGGCGGGGTGGACGCGCCGGCCTGATGCCCCCTCTTTGTCCACAGGGCACCATGAAACGCCACTCCTCAC GTGACGCTGCTGGGAAACCACAGAGGCCTCGATCCGCCCCGAGGACTGGCAG CTGTGCAGAGAAGCTGCAGTCGGACGAGCAAGTTTCCAAGAACCTCTTTGGGCCGCCCCTAGAGGCGGCCTTTGACCACGAAGATTTTACAGGTGAAGGAG GCTCCAGCAGCCTCGGCTTCACCTCCAGCCCCTCGCCTTTCTCGTCCTCGTCGCCCGAGAACGTGGAGGACTCCGGCCTGGACTCGCCGTCCCACGCGGCGCCCGGCCCCTCCCCGGATTCCTGGGCCCCCTGCCCGGGCACCCCGCAGAGCCCTGCTGGCTGTAGGGCACCGCCCCCGGAGTCGAGGGGGACACGGACCGTGCAACCGTCGGACTCGCCCCAGCCCCTCGCGCCATCCCCGGGCCCCTGGGGGCTGGAGGCTGTGGCCGGAGGAG ACCTGATGCCTGCGCCTGGCGAGCTCACAGCCAGGGACGGCCTGGCAGCGCCACCCCGGAGAGCCCGCTCCAGGAAGGTGTCCTGCCCCCTCGCGCGCAGCAGCGGGGACCTG TCTCGGTCCCTCAGCCCCTCGCCACTGGGCTCCTCGGCCCCCAGCACAGTTCCAGAACGGCCCAGCTTCTCCTCCCAGACAGGCCACG GAGTCTCCCGGGGCCCAAGCCCTGTGGTCCTGGGCTCCCAGGATGCCCTGCCCGTGGCCACTGCCTTCACCGAGTATGTCCACGCCTACTTCCGGGGCCACAGCCCCAG ctgcctgGCTCGGGTAACTGGGGAGCTGACCATGACCTTCCCTGCCGGCATCGTGCGTGTGTTCAGTGGGACCCCACCCCCGCCGGTCCTCAGCTTCCGCCTCGTGCACACGACCCGCATTGAGCACTTCCAGCCCAATGCTGAACTGCTCTTCAG TGACCCCTCCCAGAGCGACCCTGAGACCAAAGACTTCTGGCTCAACATGGCGGCTCTGACGGACGCCCTGCAGCGCCAGGCAGAGCAGAACCCGGCTGCCTCCTACTACAATGTGGTGCTCCTACGATACCAG TTCTCGCGCCCGGGGCCGCAGGCCGTGCCCCTGCAGCTGAGCGCGCACTGGCAGTGCGGGGCGGCCCTCACTCAGGTCTCGGTGGAGTACAGCTACCGGCCTGGGGCCACGGCCGTGCCCACGCCGCTCACCAACGTCCAGATCCTGCTGCCTGTGGGGGAGCCGGTGACCAACGTGCGCCTGCAGCCGGCCGCCACTTG GAACCTGGAGGAGAAGCGACTCCTATGGAAGCTTCCAGATGTGTCCGAGGCAGGGG GCTCCGGCTGCCTGTCTGCCAGCTGGGAGCCGTGCTCGGGGCCCAGCACACCCAGCCCCGTGGCCGCTCAGTTCACCAGTGAGGGGGCCACTCTGTCGGGCGTGGACCTGGAGCTGGTGGGCAGCGGCTACCGCATGTCGCTAGTAAAGAGGAGGTTCGCCACAG GGATGTACCTGGTGAGCTGCTGA